Genomic DNA from Desulfovibrio desulfuricans:
GGAAGCAACCCCGGCCAGAGCCGGAACGCGGCCACGGTCAAAACCGTCAAACCCCGGCTGAATAAAAGCCTGGGTAAACTGGCGCATGCGGTCTGCGCGGAAGTTGAACAGGAACAGACCGTCGCCATCGGCCATACCGGCATCATCGCCCACAGCAAAACACAGGGGTTTGATGAACTCGTCCGTGATGCCAGCCGCGTAAGAGGCTTCAATGGCCGCTACGGGCGCAAGTGTGGTTGCAGGGATGCCGTGAACGATCACTTCCCATGCTTCCGCAAGGCGCTCCCAGTGCTTGTCGCGATCCATGGCAAAAAAACGGCCCACCATGCTGGCGACGCGCGTCTTGGGTTGCCCTTCAATGCTCTTTTGCAGTGCGCGCATGAAATCCACGCCGCTGTGCGGGTCGCGGTCGCGCCCATCCATGAGGCAGTGGATGCGCACAGGCACCCCTGCCTTATGGGCCATGCCGCACAGGGCTTCAAGATGATGGATGTGACTGTGCACACCGCCATCAGAAAGCAGCCCCGCCAGATGCAGCTTGCCGCCGCTCTTGCGAATTGATTCAAGCAGCCCGTTGAGTACCGGATTGGCGGCAAAGCTGCCGTCTTCCAGCGCCACGTCGATGCGGGTCATGTCCTGATACACCACGCGGCCTGCGCCGATATTCAGATGCCCCACCTCGGAATTGCCCATGTAGCCGCGCGGCAGCCCCACATCGCGCCCGGAGGCCGCCAGTTGGGAATGCGGGCAGCGCGCGACGAGCGCATCCATATTGGGTGTGGCTGCAATATAGGGCGCGTTGCCGGGCCCCGGCTCGGCAATCCCCCAGCCATCAAGAAT
This window encodes:
- the gpmI gene encoding 2,3-bisphosphoglycerate-independent phosphoglycerate mutase, producing the protein MIMTPTLLLILDGWGIAEPGPGNAPYIAATPNMDALVARCPHSQLAASGRDVGLPRGYMGNSEVGHLNIGAGRVVYQDMTRIDVALEDGSFAANPVLNGLLESIRKSGGKLHLAGLLSDGGVHSHIHHLEALCGMAHKAGVPVRIHCLMDGRDRDPHSGVDFMRALQKSIEGQPKTRVASMVGRFFAMDRDKHWERLAEAWEVIVHGIPATTLAPVAAIEASYAAGITDEFIKPLCFAVGDDAGMADGDGLFLFNFRADRMRQFTQAFIQPGFDGFDRGRVPALAGVASMTAYESSFNIPVAFPKEAVSMGLGEVVSRQGLKQLRLAETEKYAHVTYFFNGGLEEPFAGEDRILVPSPREVKTYDQKPSMSAVEVTDKFVEAWNSGVYDLVVCNLANGDMVGHTGILQAAVNACEVVDACLGRMVAAVEARKGRMIVIADHGNCEKMLTPEGQPHTAHTTNPVPCILLEPDGKVRTLADGRLADVATTILGLWGMPPSELMTGRNLAAPQNEGEASRG